One window of the Corynebacterium glutamicum ATCC 13032 genome contains the following:
- a CDS encoding LacI family DNA-binding transcriptional regulator: protein MASETSSPKKRATTLKDIAQATQLSVSTVSRALANNASIPESTRIRVVEAAQKLNYRPNAQARALRKSRTDTIGVIIPNIENPYFSSLAASIQKAAREAGVSTILSNSEENPELLGQTLAIMDDQRLDGIIVVPHIQSEEQVTDLVNRGVPVVLADRSFVNSSIPSVTSDPVPGMTEAVDLLLAADVQLGYLAGPQDTSTGQLRLNTFERLCVDRGIVGASVYYGGYRQESGYDGIKVLIKQGANAIIAGDSMMTIGALLALHEMNLKIGEDVQLIGFDNNPIFRLQNPPLSIIDQHVQEIGKRAFEILQKLINGDTAQKSVVIPTQLSINGSTAVSQKAAAKAAKAAQKAAAKAAQNTQHEVSLDGEL, encoded by the coding sequence ATGGCTTCCGAAACCTCCAGCCCGAAGAAGCGGGCCACCACGCTCAAAGACATCGCGCAAGCAACACAGCTTTCAGTCAGCACGGTGTCCCGGGCATTGGCCAACAACGCGAGCATTCCGGAATCCACACGCATCCGAGTGGTTGAAGCCGCTCAAAAGCTGAACTACCGTCCCAATGCCCAAGCTCGTGCATTGCGGAAGTCGAGGACAGACACCATCGGTGTCATCATTCCAAACATTGAGAACCCATATTTCTCCTCACTAGCAGCATCGATTCAAAAAGCTGCTCGTGAAGCTGGGGTGTCCACCATTTTGTCCAACTCTGAAGAAAACCCAGAGCTGCTTGGTCAGACTTTGGCGATCATGGATGACCAACGCCTCGATGGAATCATCGTGGTGCCACACATTCAGTCAGAGGAACAAGTCACTGACTTGGTTAACAGGGGAGTGCCAGTAGTGCTGGCAGACCGTAGTTTTGTTAACTCGTCTATTCCTTCGGTTACCTCAGATCCAGTTCCGGGCATGACTGAAGCTGTGGACTTACTCCTGGCAGCTGACGTGCAATTGGGCTACCTTGCCGGCCCGCAGGATACTTCCACTGGTCAGCTGCGTCTTAACACTTTTGAAAGACTATGCGTGGACCGCGGCATCGTCGGAGCATCTGTCTATTACGGTGGCTACCGCCAAGAATCTGGATATGACGGCATCAAGGTGCTGATCAAGCAGGGAGCCAATGCGATTATCGCTGGTGACTCCATGATGACCATCGGTGCGTTGTTGGCTCTTCATGAGATGAATTTGAAGATCGGTGAGGATGTGCAGCTCATTGGGTTTGATAACAACCCAATTTTCCGGCTGCAGAATCCACCGCTGAGCATCATTGACCAGCACGTACAAGAGATCGGTAAGCGTGCGTTTGAGATTCTGCAGAAGCTGATCAATGGGGACACCGCGCAAAAATCTGTGGTGATTCCAACGCAGCTCAGCATCAATGGATCAACGGCGGTTTCCCAAAAGGCGGCCGCAAAGGCAGCAAAAGCAGCCCAAAAAGCAGCCGCGAAAGCCGCACAGAACACGCAACACGAGGTGAGCCTAGATGGTGAACTCTGA
- a CDS encoding sugar ABC transporter ATP-binding protein, which yields MVNSEQALHQHDPAPILQLDKVSKSFGPVNVINQVSIDVRPGRVLALLGENGAGKSTLIKMMSGVYQPDGGQILVDGKPTTLPDTKTAESFGIATIHQELNLVPTMTVAENVMLGRTPRKWGLVNFKHLRRQAQAALDLIGVDVDLNAQVGSLGIARQQMVEIAKALSMNARILILDEPTAALTGREIDQLFKVVDQLKEKGVAMVFISHHLDEIARIGDTVSVLRDGQFIAELPADTDEDELVRLMVGRSIENQYPRSAPEIGQPLLEVKNLNAEGRFTDISLTVRAGEVVGLAGLVGAGRTEVVRSIAGVDKVDSGEVIVAGKKLRGGDISEAIKNGIGHIPEDRKAQGLVLGSSVEDNLGLATLASTARAGLVDRSGQHKRAAEVAEKLRIRMASLKQPISDLSGGNQQKAVFGRWVLAGSNVLLLDEPTRGVDVGAKVEIYNIINEMTEKGGAVLMVSSELPEVLGMADRILVMSGGRIAGELPAKGTTQDDVMALAVSQVDDSITEEAAAEIENTKEDR from the coding sequence ATGGTGAACTCTGAACAAGCGCTTCATCAGCATGATCCTGCACCAATCCTTCAGTTGGATAAAGTCTCCAAGTCGTTTGGCCCAGTCAACGTCATTAATCAAGTGAGCATCGATGTTCGCCCTGGCAGGGTGCTTGCGCTGTTGGGTGAAAATGGTGCGGGTAAATCTACGCTGATCAAGATGATGTCGGGTGTGTATCAGCCTGATGGCGGGCAGATTTTGGTGGATGGAAAGCCCACGACTTTGCCTGATACGAAAACTGCTGAGTCTTTTGGCATCGCTACGATTCACCAGGAATTGAATCTGGTGCCCACGATGACGGTGGCGGAAAACGTCATGCTGGGCCGCACTCCTCGGAAGTGGGGTTTGGTCAATTTCAAACATTTGCGCAGGCAGGCACAGGCGGCGCTGGATCTCATCGGCGTGGATGTGGATCTGAATGCTCAGGTGGGTTCTTTAGGAATCGCTAGGCAGCAGATGGTGGAGATCGCCAAGGCGTTGTCCATGAATGCGCGGATATTGATTTTGGATGAGCCCACTGCAGCGTTGACTGGTCGTGAAATTGATCAGTTATTCAAAGTGGTGGATCAGCTGAAAGAAAAAGGCGTGGCCATGGTGTTTATTTCGCACCACTTGGATGAGATCGCGCGCATCGGCGATACCGTCTCTGTGCTGCGTGATGGCCAGTTCATCGCGGAGCTGCCAGCGGATACTGATGAAGATGAGCTGGTGCGGCTGATGGTGGGTCGTAGCATTGAAAACCAGTATCCGCGTAGTGCGCCAGAGATCGGGCAGCCACTGTTGGAGGTGAAAAACCTCAACGCGGAGGGCCGGTTCACGGATATTTCCTTGACTGTTCGCGCTGGTGAAGTCGTAGGCCTTGCCGGTCTTGTGGGTGCTGGTCGCACGGAAGTGGTTCGCTCGATTGCTGGCGTGGACAAAGTTGATTCCGGTGAGGTGATCGTTGCTGGCAAGAAATTGCGCGGCGGCGATATTTCCGAGGCTATTAAAAACGGCATCGGGCACATTCCGGAAGATCGAAAAGCCCAGGGCCTGGTGCTGGGGTCGTCTGTGGAGGACAACCTGGGATTGGCGACTTTGGCGTCGACAGCCCGCGCAGGTTTGGTCGATCGATCAGGACAGCACAAACGAGCCGCCGAGGTCGCGGAAAAACTCCGCATCCGGATGGCAAGCCTCAAACAACCGATTAGCGATTTATCGGGCGGCAATCAGCAAAAGGCCGTGTTCGGCCGCTGGGTGCTTGCCGGGTCAAACGTGCTGCTTCTCGACGAACCGACCCGTGGCGTTGACGTCGGCGCGAAGGTGGAAATTTACAACATCATTAATGAGATGACGGAAAAAGGTGGCGCTGTGCTCATGGTGTCATCGGAGCTTCCCGAAGTCTTGGGCATGGCTGATCGCATTTTGGTCATGTCTGGTGGACGCATCGCAGGCGAACTGCCAGCGAAGGGAACAACCCAGGACGATGTCATGGCTCTAGCTGTTTCCCAGGTGGATGATTCCATCACCGAGGAAGCTGCTGCAGAAATCGAAAACACAAAGGAGGACCGTTGA
- a CDS encoding ABC transporter permease yields the protein MLNNGALVGLIALCVGLFIATPHFLTIPNLINIGIQSATVAILAFGMTFVIVTAGIDLSVGSVAALGAMTSAYFFAEVGLPGWITLLIGLFIGLLAGAISGISIAYGKLPAFIATLAMMSIARGITLVISQGSPIPSAPAVNALGRTYFGIPMPILMMALAGIVCWFILSRTVLGRSMYAIGGNMEAARLSGLPVKKILVMVYALAGVYAALAGLVMTGRLSSAQPQAGVGYELDAIAAVVIGGASLAGGTGKATGTLIGAILLAVIRNGLNILNVSSFWQQIVIGCVIALAVGFDVIRNKTSK from the coding sequence ATGCTCAATAACGGTGCGTTGGTGGGGCTGATTGCACTGTGTGTTGGACTTTTTATTGCAACACCCCACTTTCTCACCATTCCTAACCTGATCAACATCGGTATCCAATCGGCGACGGTGGCGATCCTGGCGTTCGGCATGACCTTCGTCATCGTTACCGCAGGCATTGATTTGTCTGTGGGATCAGTGGCTGCGTTGGGTGCGATGACCTCGGCGTATTTCTTCGCGGAAGTTGGTTTGCCGGGCTGGATCACGCTGCTGATTGGCCTGTTCATCGGATTGTTGGCGGGTGCGATCTCTGGCATTTCTATTGCTTATGGCAAGTTGCCTGCGTTTATTGCCACCTTGGCCATGATGTCGATCGCCAGGGGAATCACCTTGGTCATTTCCCAAGGCTCACCAATTCCCAGTGCACCAGCTGTGAACGCTTTGGGGCGCACCTACTTTGGCATCCCGATGCCGATTCTGATGATGGCACTGGCTGGCATTGTGTGTTGGTTTATTTTGAGCCGCACCGTGCTGGGACGGTCCATGTACGCCATTGGCGGAAACATGGAAGCAGCCCGACTATCTGGTCTGCCAGTGAAGAAAATCCTGGTCATGGTCTATGCACTGGCTGGTGTGTATGCAGCACTTGCGGGTCTGGTCATGACGGGACGCTTGTCGTCCGCGCAGCCGCAGGCAGGCGTGGGATACGAACTCGATGCGATTGCCGCCGTGGTCATTGGTGGTGCGTCACTTGCTGGCGGAACCGGAAAAGCAACGGGCACTTTGATTGGTGCCATCTTGTTGGCCGTGATCCGCAATGGCTTGAACATTTTGAACGTGTCCTCGTTCTGGCAGCAGATTGTCATCGGTTGTGTCATCGCGCTTGCGGTGGGCTTCGATGTCATCCGAAACAAAACCTCTAAGTAA
- a CDS encoding D-ribose ABC transporter substrate-binding protein → MYARKLIALSASVVLAFSLSACNRESSGTSADGGSADGSITLALSTQTNPFFVQLRDGAQEKADELGVTLNVQDASDDAATQANQLNNAVTTGAGVVIVNPTDSDAVVPSVEALNQADIPVVAVDRSSNGGEVASFVASDNVAGGAQAAAALAEAIGGEGEILMLQGIAGSSASRDRGQGFEEEIAKHEGISIVAKQTANFDRGEGLDVATNLLQAHPNVKAIFAENDEMALGAIEALGARAGEDVIVVGFDGTNDGLAAVEDGRMLATVAQQPEELGAKAVEEAAKLLRGEDAETEVPVEVVTVKLDNVADFK, encoded by the coding sequence ATGTACGCTCGTAAACTTATTGCTCTGTCCGCTTCTGTCGTTTTGGCTTTCAGCTTGTCTGCTTGCAACCGTGAATCTTCTGGCACCAGCGCAGACGGCGGTTCTGCGGATGGGTCGATCACCTTGGCTCTGTCTACCCAGACCAACCCGTTCTTTGTGCAGCTTCGTGATGGTGCCCAGGAAAAGGCTGATGAATTGGGCGTGACCCTCAATGTTCAGGATGCTTCCGATGACGCTGCAACGCAGGCCAACCAGCTCAACAACGCTGTCACCACCGGTGCTGGCGTGGTGATTGTCAACCCAACTGATTCTGATGCTGTGGTGCCGTCGGTGGAAGCTCTCAACCAGGCTGACATTCCTGTTGTGGCTGTCGACCGTTCCTCCAATGGTGGCGAGGTGGCGTCCTTCGTGGCATCTGACAACGTTGCTGGCGGCGCGCAGGCTGCTGCAGCCCTGGCAGAGGCGATCGGTGGCGAAGGTGAAATCCTCATGCTGCAAGGCATTGCGGGATCCTCTGCATCACGTGATCGTGGACAGGGATTTGAAGAGGAGATCGCTAAGCATGAGGGCATTTCCATTGTGGCTAAGCAGACCGCCAACTTTGACCGCGGTGAGGGCCTGGACGTGGCAACTAACCTGCTGCAGGCACACCCCAATGTGAAGGCGATCTTCGCGGAAAACGATGAGATGGCGTTGGGCGCAATCGAAGCCCTGGGTGCTCGTGCTGGTGAAGATGTCATCGTTGTCGGTTTCGATGGCACCAATGATGGTCTGGCAGCGGTTGAAGATGGACGCATGTTGGCCACCGTTGCTCAGCAGCCAGAAGAGCTGGGAGCAAAGGCTGTGGAAGAAGCAGCTAAGCTCCTGCGCGGTGAGGACGCTGAAACAGAGGTACCAGTTGAGGTTGTCACTGTGAAGCTCGACAACGTCGCGGACTTCAAGTAG
- the rbsD gene encoding D-ribose pyranase, whose product MKKSGLLNPDLCYAIARLGHTDTWAVADCGLPIPEHVEIIDLALVFGIPTFEQVLNALKPEVVVEGAVIAEGAPERIREMVDTDVEVVTHEELKAQLAECAFVIRTGETTAYANVIFKSGVAF is encoded by the coding sequence ATGAAAAAGTCCGGTTTACTAAACCCCGATCTGTGTTACGCCATCGCGCGGCTCGGGCACACCGATACCTGGGCAGTGGCAGATTGCGGATTACCCATCCCAGAACACGTAGAGATCATCGATTTGGCACTCGTGTTTGGGATCCCCACCTTTGAACAAGTACTGAATGCTCTCAAGCCGGAAGTAGTTGTGGAAGGCGCGGTGATTGCCGAAGGGGCACCCGAACGTATCCGCGAAATGGTGGATACGGATGTGGAAGTTGTCACGCATGAAGAGCTGAAAGCCCAGCTCGCGGAATGTGCCTTTGTCATTCGAACAGGGGAGACCACTGCGTATGCGAATGTGATCTTCAAATCAGGCGTAGCTTTCTAA
- a CDS encoding GNAT family N-acetyltransferase codes for MQFAQNPRLTNDAVILEPLSHQWTQDLQEAVASQELWRHWFVALPTPEGMAEEIDRRLAEHADGLCAPWAIISAATGRAVGMTSFHTLDHANKRLEIGRTWMAAHVQGTGINPSVKFLQLQRAFEDLGVNAVEFRTNWHNHRSRAAIERLGAKQDGVLRKHRIHPDGTVRDTVIYSITNDEWPAVKLTLMERLYRHMQVPIIPNEASLFDAS; via the coding sequence ATGCAATTCGCACAAAACCCGCGTCTGACGAACGACGCGGTGATCTTAGAACCACTGTCACATCAGTGGACTCAGGATCTCCAGGAAGCTGTCGCCTCACAAGAATTGTGGCGCCATTGGTTCGTCGCTCTACCCACCCCAGAGGGCATGGCGGAGGAAATTGACCGCCGCCTAGCCGAACATGCAGACGGACTGTGTGCGCCTTGGGCAATCATTTCCGCTGCAACAGGCCGTGCCGTTGGCATGACCTCATTTCATACCCTTGACCACGCGAATAAACGGCTGGAAATTGGACGCACATGGATGGCTGCCCATGTCCAAGGAACCGGCATCAACCCCTCGGTGAAATTCCTGCAGTTGCAGCGCGCTTTTGAAGACCTCGGTGTCAATGCCGTGGAATTCCGAACGAACTGGCACAACCACCGCTCCCGCGCCGCAATCGAACGACTCGGAGCAAAACAAGACGGCGTACTACGCAAACATCGCATCCACCCTGACGGCACCGTCCGCGACACCGTCATCTATTCCATCACCAACGATGAATGGCCTGCCGTCAAACTGACGCTCATGGAGCGACTGTACCGTCACATGCAGGTTCCCATCATTCCCAACGAGGCATCGCTTTTCGACGCCAGCTAG
- a CDS encoding iron-siderophore ABC transporter substrate-binding protein encodes MKKRVSLFKSAASIVVVAGMALGMVGCSSTESESESSADVTSSADGAYPVSIATKFGDVTVESQPERVVALGWGDAEAALEFGVQPVGASDWLAFGGEGVGPWIEDSAYDEAPEIIGTMEPEYEKIAALEPDLILDVRSSGDQERYDKLSSIALTIGVPEGGDSYLTPRAEQVTMIATALGQAERGEEVNAEYEQLTADIRAAHPGWPEKTAAAVSATATSWGAYIKGSNRVDTLLDLGFQENPELAKQQPGDTGFSIKFSEETFGVVDSDLVVGFAIGMTPEEMAEQVPWQMLTATRDGRSFVMPREISNAFSLGSPQSTRFALDALVPLLEEHAGE; translated from the coding sequence ATGAAAAAGCGTGTCAGTTTATTTAAGTCAGCTGCATCGATTGTGGTGGTTGCGGGAATGGCGTTGGGTATGGTGGGTTGCTCATCGACCGAATCGGAGAGTGAATCTAGCGCTGACGTGACATCATCTGCCGATGGGGCATATCCAGTGTCCATCGCGACCAAATTCGGTGATGTCACTGTGGAAAGCCAACCAGAACGCGTCGTTGCCCTGGGTTGGGGAGATGCTGAGGCTGCGCTGGAATTCGGTGTGCAGCCTGTGGGTGCATCAGATTGGCTCGCATTCGGTGGTGAAGGCGTGGGACCGTGGATTGAGGATTCTGCCTACGATGAAGCGCCAGAAATAATCGGAACCATGGAACCGGAGTATGAAAAGATTGCAGCGCTTGAACCGGATCTGATTTTGGACGTGCGCAGCTCTGGCGACCAGGAACGCTATGACAAGTTGTCTTCAATCGCACTGACCATCGGCGTTCCAGAAGGTGGCGATAGCTACCTCACCCCACGCGCTGAGCAGGTAACCATGATCGCCACTGCTCTGGGGCAGGCTGAACGTGGTGAAGAAGTGAACGCTGAATACGAGCAGCTCACTGCTGATATTCGTGCAGCTCACCCGGGCTGGCCTGAGAAGACCGCGGCTGCTGTATCTGCAACGGCAACCAGCTGGGGTGCATACATCAAGGGCTCCAACCGTGTAGATACTTTGCTGGACCTGGGCTTCCAGGAAAACCCTGAGCTGGCTAAACAGCAACCTGGCGATACGGGTTTCTCCATCAAATTCAGTGAAGAGACTTTCGGCGTTGTGGATTCCGACCTGGTTGTCGGCTTTGCCATCGGTATGACTCCTGAGGAAATGGCAGAGCAGGTTCCATGGCAGATGTTGACCGCCACTCGTGACGGCCGTTCCTTTGTGATGCCCCGTGAGATTTCCAATGCGTTTTCTTTGGGTTCCCCGCAGTCCACTCGGTTCGCGTTAGACGCCTTGGTGCCACTTCTGGAGGAGCATGCAGGGGAGTAG
- a CDS encoding bile acid:sodium symporter family protein: MSTQVELKTPKSEDRAAYIAALGFPVLVIIGGIIGFTASDVVLNISSWVNPLLGIIMFSMGLTLKPVDFALVAKRPLPVLIGVIAQFVIMPLIALLVVWVLQLPAEIAAGVILVGCAPGGTSSNVVSYLSRGDVALSVTMTSISTLLAPIFTPLLTLWLAGQYMPLNAADMAVSIVQVVLIPVVGGLVVRLIFPTLIGKVLPLLPWISVIAISLIVAIVVAGSRDKILEAGLLVLAAVIIHNTLGYSLGYLAAKFTGQPAAARRTTAIEVGMQNSGLAAGLASQYMSPMSALPGAIFSVWHNLSGALLAALCRASDKRAAEKVASEKAASEKAAS; this comes from the coding sequence ATGAGTACTCAAGTTGAACTCAAAACACCGAAATCGGAAGACCGGGCAGCATATATCGCTGCATTGGGATTCCCGGTCTTGGTCATCATTGGCGGCATCATCGGATTCACAGCCTCGGATGTTGTGCTCAATATTTCTTCGTGGGTCAATCCTTTGCTGGGCATCATCATGTTCTCCATGGGCCTGACCTTGAAGCCAGTTGACTTCGCCCTTGTTGCTAAACGCCCACTCCCAGTTCTTATCGGCGTGATCGCCCAGTTTGTCATCATGCCCCTGATCGCATTGCTGGTGGTCTGGGTTTTGCAGCTGCCTGCGGAAATTGCGGCCGGTGTCATCTTGGTTGGTTGTGCACCTGGCGGAACTTCCTCCAACGTGGTGTCTTACCTGTCCCGTGGTGATGTTGCGCTGTCTGTCACCATGACTTCCATCTCCACGCTGCTTGCTCCAATTTTCACTCCACTGCTTACCCTGTGGCTGGCGGGGCAATACATGCCACTTAATGCCGCTGATATGGCTGTATCCATCGTCCAAGTTGTGCTGATCCCAGTCGTGGGCGGACTTGTTGTGCGGTTGATCTTCCCGACACTCATTGGCAAGGTTTTGCCTCTTTTGCCATGGATTTCAGTCATTGCGATTTCATTGATCGTTGCCATCGTGGTCGCTGGTTCAAGGGATAAAATCCTCGAAGCAGGACTGCTCGTGCTGGCTGCCGTGATTATTCACAACACCCTCGGCTACTCCCTGGGATACCTCGCTGCGAAATTCACTGGGCAGCCTGCTGCAGCTCGACGCACTACCGCGATTGAGGTCGGTATGCAAAACTCCGGCCTCGCAGCTGGACTCGCATCCCAGTACATGTCACCAATGTCTGCTCTGCCAGGCGCTATCTTCTCTGTCTGGCACAACCTTTCCGGAGCACTTCTTGCTGCATTGTGCAGGGCGTCCGATAAGAGGGCTGCGGAGAAGGTGGCTTCAGAAAAGGCTGCCTCGGAGAAGGCCGCTTCCTAA
- the gatB gene encoding Asp-tRNA(Asn)/Glu-tRNA(Gln) amidotransferase subunit GatB produces MTAAFYDLMDFDEVLEKYDPVMGLEVHVELGTETKMFSASSAHFGAEPNSNVDPVSLGLPGALPVVNAKGVEWAIKIGLALNCSIAESSRFARKNYFYPDQPKNYQISQYDEPIAYDGYLDVVLEDGTEWRVEIERAHMEEDTGKLTHLGGTSGRIHGATASLVDCNRAGVPLIEVVTKPIEGAGARAPEIAKAYVSALRDLVKALGVSDGRLDQGSMRVDANLSLRPIGQEEFGTRTETKNINSLKSVEQAITFEMQRQAQVLDDGGVIDQETRHYQEADGSTSKGRPKETAEDYRYFNDPDLPPVIAPREWVEEIRATLPELPWVRRARIQEEWKLSDAEMRDLINANALDLIIETVEAGTTPDEARAWWVSYISQKANESGVELDALGVAPAHVARVVALVSEGKLTNKLARQAIDGVIAGEGDVDAVVAARGLEVVRDDGAIEKAVDDALAANPDIVEKYRAGNTKVTGAIVGAVMKATRGKADPAQVNQLIAKKLA; encoded by the coding sequence ATGACTGCAGCCTTTTATGATCTGATGGACTTCGATGAAGTTCTAGAGAAATATGACCCGGTGATGGGACTTGAGGTCCACGTCGAACTGGGCACTGAGACCAAGATGTTCTCTGCATCTTCTGCACACTTTGGCGCTGAACCCAATAGCAATGTTGACCCAGTTTCTTTGGGTCTCCCAGGCGCACTTCCTGTGGTTAACGCCAAGGGCGTGGAGTGGGCAATTAAGATTGGACTGGCGCTGAACTGCAGCATCGCTGAGTCCTCACGCTTTGCACGTAAGAACTACTTCTACCCGGATCAGCCTAAGAACTACCAGATCTCCCAGTATGACGAGCCAATCGCATACGACGGCTACCTGGATGTTGTTCTGGAGGACGGCACCGAGTGGCGTGTGGAAATCGAACGCGCTCACATGGAGGAAGACACCGGAAAGCTCACCCACCTGGGTGGTACTTCTGGTCGTATTCACGGCGCAACCGCTTCTTTGGTGGACTGCAACCGTGCAGGCGTCCCTTTGATTGAGGTTGTCACCAAGCCAATCGAAGGCGCTGGCGCTCGCGCTCCAGAGATCGCTAAGGCTTATGTCTCCGCACTGCGCGATCTGGTTAAGGCGCTCGGTGTGTCCGACGGCCGCTTGGATCAGGGTTCTATGCGTGTCGACGCCAACCTGTCCCTGCGCCCGATCGGCCAGGAGGAATTCGGCACCCGTACCGAAACCAAGAACATCAACTCCCTGAAGTCCGTTGAGCAGGCCATCACCTTTGAGATGCAGCGCCAGGCTCAGGTACTGGACGACGGTGGTGTGATTGATCAGGAAACCCGCCACTACCAGGAGGCAGACGGAAGTACCTCCAAGGGTCGTCCAAAGGAAACCGCTGAGGATTACCGTTACTTCAACGATCCTGACCTGCCTCCAGTGATTGCGCCTCGTGAGTGGGTGGAAGAAATCCGCGCAACTCTTCCAGAGCTGCCTTGGGTTCGCCGTGCACGTATCCAGGAAGAGTGGAAGCTTTCCGACGCCGAGATGCGCGACCTCATCAACGCCAACGCGCTCGACCTCATCATCGAGACCGTGGAAGCGGGTACCACTCCTGATGAAGCTCGTGCTTGGTGGGTTTCTTACATCTCTCAGAAGGCTAACGAGTCTGGTGTCGAGCTCGATGCTCTCGGTGTTGCGCCAGCTCACGTTGCTCGCGTCGTTGCGCTTGTTTCTGAAGGCAAGCTGACCAATAAGCTGGCACGTCAGGCTATCGACGGCGTTATTGCTGGCGAAGGCGATGTGGACGCGGTTGTTGCTGCTCGTGGACTGGAAGTTGTTCGCGATGACGGCGCAATTGAAAAGGCTGTCGATGATGCCTTGGCTGCAAACCCAGACATCGTGGAGAAGTACCGCGCTGGCAACACCAAGGTCACCGGCGCCATCGTTGGTGCTGTCATGAAGGCGACCCGCGGTAAGGCTGACCCAGCTCAGGTGAACCAGCTGATCGCAAAGAAGTTGGCTTAA